The Arachis ipaensis cultivar K30076 chromosome B03, Araip1.1, whole genome shotgun sequence region TATAGTTACAcaataaaaatagtaaaaataaaaatgataatgATGAGGATGAAAAAAGTGGTAGTACTAGTTGTCATAGTTAGTTGCCATAAttatattgttaaaaaaaatttgtaagaATTTAAAACTCCCACAACTTATAAATAAAACTCccacaaaattaatttttattactaTTTAATAGATTTCTTCGtattattctaaaataaaaatattaacaacggggaatttttttttttaaataaaaaacatcTGCCTCTTTGTGAAAATGGATAACATGATTACTCTATTATTTATAAACAAATCCAATTTCAAGAACGGATAATTTTATGAAGCACAGTATAACTGAGTCTCAGAGGTAGACCCCACTGTCATCCTCTAGTTTTCTCCGCCGCATAACTGAACGTCCGAACCCGAACCATGTTCACTTGGTTGCGTCCATGGGCTTCTCTCTAACACCAACCCCTACCTGTCTCCTCCACCACCCCAACCTCACCCGCCGCTCCCTCCTCTTCCTcgccaccactaccaccaccctCTCCGTCCCTCTCGCCCCTACCCTCTccgccaccaccaccacaccACCCCAGCCTCCCAACCCCACCATCACCGACCGCATCTTCATGGACTTCAGCCTCTGTCCCAACTACTTCCTCCCCAACCGCACCCTCGGTGACAACCTCTCCACCCTCTGCTCCGACTCCACCCCACTGGGGCGCATCGTCCTGGGCCTCTACGGCAACCTCCTCCCCCTAACCGTCTCAAATTTCAAGTCCATGTGCCTCGGCTCCAACTCCACCGCTTCCTCCTACAAGAACACTCTCGTCCACAAGATCTTTCCTGGACGCTACTTCCTTGCCGGCCGGCAGGGCAGGCCTGACAAGGGCGAGGTCCGCCCACCCCATGACCTCGCCCGTAATACCGAGACTGTCGACTCTAAGGCCTTCTCCCTGATGCACTCACGGCCCGGCGTCGTTTCGCTCTCGCTTTCCGAGAACGACGACGATGACGAGATCAAGCTTGACCCTGGTTACCGCAACGTTGAGTTCCTGATCACCACTGGACCTGGCCCTTGTCCTGACCTTGATTATAAGAACATTGTCTTTGGAACCGTGCTAGAAGGTAAATCAATTTTCCATGCTATGGAATTTGTTGGAATGTTAGTTTGTTATAGTATCAAATTGAACAGAGAGAAAAGGGAGGGGGGAGAAGGAAATACAAttacaaaaaatgaaaatgaaaatgataaGGCTGATTAGTAGTACTGGTAAGAAGTTCAATAAAACCTCCTCAATTATACTAAGATGTATTTTAAAATCAGTaactaatataaaatacatattgaaatacaaaagatatattaaaaataaattaaacaacaaaTATATTTGTATACAAATATTCGGTGTACACATCATTTATGAAACTCATGTATTCCCTGGTATCCTAACTTTGATACAGAGTGAAACTTGCTTCATATATCTTTTTGACTCATAATGAGTGAAATCAAATCCCTACTTTAATGGTTCTTCTTAGGTAGTCAAATGCTAAGTGTTAGTAAATAAGTATTTCAGTATGCTAAGTGTAGACTGTGTAGTGTGTTAAATGCTTGAACAGGATTGCTTTTCTCTGGTTCTAATAAAAAAATGCTATAACTATAGTTATCAGCAGTTGAGTATGCTATAGGATGTTAATTTGGTATAGCAAAATAAAAGCATGCCTACCAGAAGGAAATTAAATGGTATACAATCTAAATATGTGAAGTCGACTACACCGGTTACAATGTTTCATATGTCAGCCTGAAAGATATTTAGGAAGTGTAAGGATAGAGAAGAATAAATGAGAAAGAGGAATTATCAGAATGGGGGTTTTGGCATAACACATTCAACTTTCCCGTGGTTTTTCCTTATAATTTGTGTACTTGTACATGGAAAAAGAAATTGTTTATAGTCCTGGACTCAATACTATTACGTTGGGTTTACTGGTTGTGGTTAATTTTTACTGACGAGTCGAATTGAACAACTCTAAATTGGTTGGTTGTGTTTACTTTAAGAAACTGTGAATTCTTTCTGCTTCACAAAATCCTTGTTCTTTagctttaaaaaaattaagatttgaCCTTTTGTTGTCCATAGTTCTATACAGTGAATGAATGTATTAATCTGATGTCACGATATGAATTGAAGTCTTGTAGTATTTGATCGTTATATAGTCTGGATGCTAAGTTACATGAGTACCATTTTCGGTCGCCCTTACCAAGTGCTCAGTTTGTGTTTGAATCTAATCGCAGGTTTGGACGTTGTCACAGCGATAGCTTCCATTCCGACTTACCAACCATCTGAACGAATTCGCCAGTTTAATGACTTGGCTGAGTTTTTTGGAGATGAAAGGGCTCAGAATGCTCGTGCCACATGGAACAGGCCACTTACAACTGTCTACATTAGTGACTGTGGAGAGCTAAAAGTTACACATCCTCCCCTCTCACCATCTCTTCCATAATTTCTTTTCATGTATATATAATTTCAGATGACTTCATAGAACTGTTGCATGTAAAATCATACTCGAATTCTTTTCAAGGTAATAacactattttttatttaaaagattctcttttttatttttaattttaaaaattatattctcTCCATTTTCTTGTTTTTAACATTACCTGATGTGTCTGAGGAGGGTTTGTGTTCTTTAGAAGAGAATCTCATGCGGGTTTACTGATGAGACTTTCTTAACTTTAAGCATAAATTTTATTCTGATTTCCACAGATTTATTCCCTGGCTTTGTTGAAGTGTGTTGTGAAatctatattttctttatttagaTCACTTGCCTAATTGTCAAAACGCAATTGGCAACATTTATACGCCACTTGACTATTTTGTTGTTACCACATTGTCCTTGCATACACTAGATTGGGCTCTGCATACACTAATTTCAACCttttttttagtttcttttttatCCTTACATTGACGCTCTCTTTTTACCCCTcttcttcctcacatcactcatcACCACCAGCATCACAACCTTACCTCTCCCCATCAGCTGTCCTTCGTCGGCCACCTTTGCCGAGCACTCTCTGGTGCCATCTTGCTAGCAGCCACACTTTAGTGGTCACTTGCCAAAAAATTTAACAAACTAAAATTAGATTAAACATtccaattaaaaaatttaaaatctaagaCTACATTTGGAAGAGAGAATTACAGAAACGGAGACAAattgaaaaatagaaattaaatttttgtattatgtTTTATATGAAATGTATATATCTTATTTGGTTTAAGATAAATatagaaattaaaacaaataaaattatttaaatacctttgttaattagaaaaaaaaaaacaaaataaactctAATTTCTCTTCATCGTCATCACTATCATTAGAGTCAGACTCACGTTTTGAGAACTCAGCTTCACCTCTCTTCCCACAGTCACAAACGACACCCTTTACTCCTTAGAACTTAGTCTCAGTTTTTTgagaaaaaattattaaaaattcactATGTTCTcaaaaatttcaatttcttgtgttttcttCTTTTAGAGGTACTAAATAAACTGAAATTTTGTTTTTcaagactaaaattttaatttaattctctagTCATCAAACACAATACTCAATTTCAATCTCTCGGTCCAAAAAAACAAATGCAACCTAATAGACATCCAAAAGTTTCTAAACCATCCAAATGAACATCCAAAATCTAATACTcaaaagaatttataatttgaCACTAAATTCAAATCACTTTGTAAAAGTACCTATAAACATAAAACTTCAATTTCTAAATCAGTAAGTGTGTATATACCCCTGGTCCAATACATAATCAGGCCCAAAGTGAATAAACCCAATCTACAGACAATATGCTAGTCAGTTGTATCGACGTCAAATTCGGCATTATTTATCCGAAAAAGTAACCAATCCCTACAATCTCTCTCATCTAAGAAAGAGATCTTAACAACCTCCCTAAACAAAAGGGAACGACTACCCACCATCAAAGGTAGAACGACTTTAAAAGACGATTATCGACTCTACATCTATACTTATAAATACCTTGACACCTTTCGGTATAATTTGAATCCAATCTACTAAAAATTTGcctaaaacccttgctaacttaagtatcagagtcACTTGTAGGTACCACCTCTCACCTCCTCAAAAGGAACTCGAACAGCAGCACCTCGATACCAGAAGACGTCGGATGCTACCCCAAAAAAGTTTGGATCTCATGTTTAAACCATGGttttgaaaaccggaccggaccggccggttcaatcgAAAAAATTGGGAACCGGTTACCTAACCGGTTCAGATAATCTAAAAAACCAAATGACAAAGAACCGGTGAAAAAATCGGTCGAACCGACAGTTAACCGGCGAACCGAAAGAACCGTCCGATTTTTTGGCGGTTCAGTGGTTTGGAAATTCAGAagccaaacgacgtcgttttggctattaaaaaaaaaataaagaaagaaactgGCGTACGCGTTAACCTAACCCTAATCACTAATCAGCCACCAATCACCCAAGCTCCCAGCCTCCCCTTTCTTCCCCCCTCACCCACCATTCACCAAGGCCACCATTGCCACCGCCCAGTCGCCCACCAAGCTCCAGATTCCAGAGCGCTCCTCATTCGCCAGTCGCCACCCAGCAGCGCTCCTCATTCGCCACCCAGCAGCGCTCCTCATTCGCCACCCAGAAGCGCTCCTCATTCGCCACCCAAACCACTGCACAGCAGCCGCGACCACCACCGCGTTGAGCCCGCCTCTCATTCGCCGGTAAGACTGATTTTCTTGTCTTCTTGATTTTGAACATGCTTCCCACTGATTGTGAGCTCGCCTGttctgtttgaaaaaaaaaataatagggcatctgagttaaaaaaaaataacatatgaATCCAGTTAAATATGCTTCAGGTTCAATCTATTTTTCAAGTCGTGTTGAGTCTCGAACCAGTTTTTCAATCCAGTTTTGTTGCTTCTGTTTGCTGCTGCATGAATCTGTTTTTGATTCTCTTTTTTTGCTGCTTCATGAATCTTCAATCTGTTTTTGCTGCTTCATGAATATGTTCTGATcttgatttttgtttttgattttctaTGCTGCCTGTTCTGTTTGCTGTTTCGGTTTGCTGCTTCATGAATatttttgttgcttctgaatggaaataattttaaatttttattttacctgAATCAGTTGATTTCTGTGACTGTCAAGCTGCATGAACAAATTACATATATTATGAACAGTGTCAATTATCTAGGCAGCAAAATTTATCTTTCATATACATGACCAAATGAAGCTCATATATACCTGTATGTTGACATAATCTTCTGTGTCATCAATATATTCATGCATATACAAACAGTATCATGATCATGATGAATATTTTTTCCTCCAACAAGTTCACCTACAACTGCGACAACCACACCTTCAACTTCCTCGTCCATAATGGCTTCATTCGGTTTCTCTGTTTTTCTCTCTAGATCTGTTTTCTCTGATTCAACTTTGTGTATATGTATACATTTTTGTGTAAATTGtgttgttttgaatttgatttgttttgttTGAATGGTGCAGTACTGAAATTGATCTGGTTTTGAaactttaattaaaataaaaaaaagaaactgaTGATCCTCTTCTGAGCTCACTGTCACCACCGTCATTCCTCCCTCGCCGTGTCTCCAGTAAGCCGCTGCTTCTTTAGTTTTGATTTCTAAGATTCTGAATTGGGATTGTGTTTTGAGTTGGGTTGTTCCTTAATGTGAGTCtgaatttaatttgaattgtttcacttagtttttctgtTTCTGGATTTGGAGGTTGAGTTGTCTGTAACTCTGTATTCTGAGTTTTTTTTGTTGAAAAGCATTGAATTTGTTGAATCTAGTTAGGGTTTGGTTAGTTATAAGAGGCTTGTTGCACAATAAGAAATTTCATCAATGTGTTATTCAATTGAATTGTATATTGCCAGCCCAAAAAGAGATAATTGAATTGTATAAGAGAATTGATGTTGAATAATTAGCCTTGGCTTGACAATGTTGCCTGCAAGATCTTTAATTTTTTGCAGCTTGAGTGGAAATTCTGCCTCAGTTAGTTGTTTTAAAGTTATCAATAAATTTAACTCAATCTGAATATTATCATCTGTTTCAGATAACCCTCGAaacaatatatattttagatagaattaaattatatttatatttatattttttaaccaTCACTCATCATAATTTAATCTATAGAGttaacaaaaatagaataaaacattgagtcaccaagggaaaTCTACATATAAACGGCCTCtctatagacatgatacatgacagaatACAATGGCatcatttgattcatgtagccaaccccacctagtgggacaagactttgttgttgttgttgccaaTTTTTATATTCAAGACTTTTGATTATTCTGCTTTTAAAAAATCTgattattttagtaattaaatttcaattaaaaaaatgtgTATATAAACCTCGTATAAAAAACACATACTTTGGTTTAATAGTTAATCTCTAATATTGATAATGCATTTTAGAATGGACTAATAGTCACCTTGATCGTCTCTTTTGCATTCGATGCGTAAACAATACGTAACAAATGAAAAAATTGTTCAATATAATAAATACGGATATTAGGATTAAGTCTTAATAACAAAACATAATATatcataataatttaatttaatttattatataaaatgacaGTTAGACACCAAAAAAATATAAGATGACAGTTGCGGAAGGAAGAGAGCTGTGAGAATTGGACACAGAAAGGGTTGTCCTCCTTATATATGCACAATAGATaatatttaaaagatataaaataaaacagCTACCTAGTTGACTTAATTATTACTAGGAGTCTAAGACAAGCCGACTAGGATTCACATAAATTCGTTAACTCAACGTCTCGTCAGTCGTCTCCTGCGGAAACTAGCAGGTCTTGCCAACCGAGGAGGATGCTAACGATTTTATTTTCCATAATTAACTGATTTTATTCACACACGATGCTTTCTACTTTCTCACAACGCAGACTGGAGAATCATCTCAGCTAGCTCctgcaaataaaaaaaagaagacgaTGATAAAACTAACATTGTTACTCGTGCCGGATACACTTGCTAGCAAGTAATACAACGAGTAGATTTGGAGTTACCTGTTTGGCTGAAGCAACCTTGGGTTCTCCCCATTCCTTAGCTTTCTTCTCCAAAAAGTCAAAATCAGCTTTACCAGCCTTTAATAAGGATTCAGTTAATTAGTTCACCACCAAAAGCATTGAGTAGAGAGTATATGACCAAATTGAGGAAGAATATTATATTGCATTACCTCTATTTGAGCACCGATTTCAGTGTCAAAACTCTGGTATCTCTTCCGAACAAGCTCAGCTAGAGTACCGTCCTTCAGGACACCATATCGAAAAGTATTTCGTTTGATTTTTAGGAGATATTAAAAGGAAGCTTTTAAATAGATTTTCCAACTTTGTGCATTATAAGAGAACCAAATATAGAAGGAAGTTAAAAGGAATCACCTCAATTAGCGTAGCAGCATTCCTGAGGCCGCGGGCCATTGTATCCATACCGATGATGTGGGCAATGAATAAGTCTTCAACATCTGTGCTCTCTCTCCGCCTATCACATTGTGGGAAAGTTGAGAAGAGAAAATGTTACATGATAACAGTATCAGATTTATAGAAAATTAGTCTATAACAAGTTAATTTAACAGATGCAAAAGATCAATTATGCTAAATGCTTAAGCAGTTGATGACCTAAGAATCGCTTTAAATCACTTATTGTGCCCTCTCGGGCAAAATAGCACTTCGAAATTGAAATGTGGAACATGCACAATTGATTTTAGCATACAATTGTTGACCAGTTGCTCATATTCCCTTGAATGCTTttgtgaaagaaaaaaatttctgAGTGTAAGCTAATGTGCAAAGGGCAAAGTATGCCTNNNNNNNNNNNNNNNNNNNNNNNNNNNNNNNNNNNNNNNNNNNNNNNNNNNNNNNNNNNNNNNNNNNNNNNNNNNNNNNNNNNNNNNNNNNNNNNNNNNNNNNNNNNNNNNNNNNNNNNNNNNNNNNNNNNNNNNNNNNNNNNNNNNNNNNNNNNNNNNNNNNNNNNNNNNNNNNNNNNNNNNNNNNNNNNNNNNNNNNNNNNNNNNNNNNNNNNNNNNNNNNNNNNNNNNNNNNNNNNNNNNNNNNNNNNNNNNNNNNNNNNNNNNNNNNNNNGATTATCGTAGAAAATTCGGACAATAATAGATATGTAAACTAATAGtcgtatatttttaaaattaaaatatacataaaaataaaatattaagagGACAGTTCAAAATAATTCCAAATTTTATCAGATTGATCTATAATGAGATGTTGGAATTCATCGGTTAGATTGACGAAATTCATCGCGCATAAAAAGTTACTTGACGATGGTATAGTATAATATGAAACAGAAAATATGGTGTAATACTCACAATTTGGCGTCAAAGTTGAATCCGCCTGGTGCAATTCCACCCTgacaaatgaaaataaataaatcaaatgaTATTACAATTCTACAACAAAGCAACATTTCATGATGTAAGCTAAGGAGCAGGCACTAGCATACATTTCTAATCACACTGAGCATAATCATTGTTGCTTCTTGAATATCCACAAGAAACTGATCTGTGTCCCAACCTGCAGTAACAAGGTTTGAGTCCATTCCAGCTTTTTATCAGCAGACACAACTTTTTATATTTATATGCTGTtcttaaataaaagaaatgaatTCACACATACCAACTTGAGGATCACCAGTGTTTGCATCAATATTACCCAATAGTCCATTAATCCTTGCAGTTTCAAGTTCATGGTGACAACTACCACATATAGGCAATAAAAAACGAGGAACAACCCCATAATttcatttataaaaataattaataaatttaaaagtcAGAATACAGACAACAAACTCTAACATAATCACAATATAAAGTAAGGCTCACCTATGTCCCGATAAGGTGGCATGGTTGCACTCAATGTTGAGTTTGAATTCCCCTAAAGAGCAAAGTTGTGAAAATATGTTATGATGTATTATAAAAAGTTTAGAATGAAAGATATTACTGACAATACTTTAAAGTTTTATAATGATTAATGAACTTTCAATCCAGCTACATCTAcactctatttataataaacacTGTTTTGACACCAGTATTTTCTTAACAACCAAACACGTGTTctctttattttgttaattaaaaaataatttaaatacacaaTTAATTAGTACAGGTGTCAAGAATGTTTGGCGTATGAATAGTTTTTTCTGAACTTTTCCAGAGTTATTAAAATTGGCACTCAAGCATTAACTGAAATCATGCTAGAGAAAGGTCACAGCCAACACAGCTAGGTGTGACTGCAGGCTGCAGAGCATGGTGGGATTCGGTATCTAATAGCAAGGTGTGGAACTTGATCCCAACATTGGAATTAGGTAATTCTAGTGCCAAAGTTTAAAGGGCCTTCGGGGTGTGCTTCTCACAAGGATATCAAAATGCTTTCCAGCTTCAAAGAGAAAGTGGAGTACTTGCAGGGAAGTATTTAGAGCAAAGGCAATCAATAAATTAGTAAACAGTGAAATAACATTGAAGCTCCTTATTTTAATGAGAATACACATTTTGAAAAACTAGTATTGTTTGTCAAGATCAAATTTGTGGTTGAAAGACACCAGTTTCATGTGGTTCACGGGTTCTTTTGGAAGCCAGATATAAATATTACCTATAAGTCCATACTTGCGCAAGAAATTAGCGGTGGTTGCAGCATCCCAGTCATACCTGGACAAAAGAAGTTTGAATAAAGAGTAATGTATGTGCAAAGTTTACAGACTGAATAGACAAGTAAGAAGCGCACTGGTGTTTTGTAGGTTCTTGTGGCTTGGGTTCAATCAGCAGTGTCCCTGAAATCAAATTACCAAAAATGAATTGCATAATACAATCAGAAAATCGTGTTTGCGAGGAATTTCAGCATCTTACCATTGAATCCAATCTTCTTCTTGTATGCAACAGCAGCTTCAAAGAACCTAGCCTGCATATCAGATGAAAATAGCTAAAAGCCAAACACCATTGATATATTATTTACCAAAACTGGTGACGCTCTTGGTGCAAATATGCAACAAACACCATTGTAAAGCAAAAATAATCAAGTTTCCTACAAGGCTTCATGCTCCAGGGTACCTTTTTTACCCAACTATCTTTACACTTCTTCATTTTAAAGGTCATTTCTTACAAATCGTTTACTTATACAGGAAAGACTAAACAAACATTCAAATCAAAGATAAAACGATTACGAACCAAATGATTAAGTTCTCGTTCCATATCCGTGTTCAATAGGGATTGATAACCCTCACGGCCACCCCAGAAAACATAATTTTCTCCCTCCAAATAATGTGTGACCTGCAACACATTTGAATTAAGAAATGGCAAGAATTCAAATTTGATGAGCTTTGTTGACGTGTACATAGGAAATATACCTCCAAGGCTTTCTTCACTTGGGCAGCAGCATATGCATATACACCTAATTCAGAGCTGTAAAACCAGTTGATTTTGTGAGACATGAATCCAATCAGAATGAGAAAATCATGTACGGGTCTGATGGCATACCTAGTAGCAGCACCATGCATGTAACGAGGATGCATAAACAATTGAGCAGTTCCCCATAGAACCTTTTTTTTACTCTGAAGTCAAACAAAATAAGAAGTTATTACATGCCAGTAGTTCTTTACCCAAACTGTAAAATGTAGGCCTATTTGGACTAATTCAGTGACAAAAACTTTGCATATTTGACTAGAACTAGGAACATAATAAGAAAAAACATGTTTGTGTTTTGTCTTTTAATGATATCCTTCTAAAATCATCTTAATTTCAAACAACAATGACACATAATTTAATGAATTATCAATTTTCATTCTAAGATAACACAATGAAAACAGAATATGCACCATAAAGCATAAGATATAATtagcaattaattaatttctGCCTAGCTCCAAATTATACAGATAGATATTAGAAATGGAATGAAAAATTAATCCTTGCTCATTCTGCTATAATGCTTGAAATAATGTATAATGTATATCAAATTTAATAAATAACGACCTGTCTATTCATCTAAAATTACCTGCATCTGAAGCTCTTTGGCAAGGGCAACTACTTCATCCAAGTTTGCATTAGCTTCCTGTGATAAACAAAAGTGTAATCCTATAGCTCAAAAAGCACATGCAATTCATAATACAGATAGCAGACCTTTAAGGCTCAGTTTGACATGGAGGTATAAATGAGAAAGGAAATTCTGAATTAAATATATGAGAAGAATTTTTCATAATCTAGAAGAGAAATTCCGAATGCTATGGATGAGGACATTATATTACATAGCCTCCCATAATTCATTGCCACTATTAATCTACTAATTACACATAACTGCTGTCTAAAACTTAAACTCACCTCCAGAGTTTCTCCATCAGGGGCTATATCACGGTCGTGGAAGCACCACCAATCAACTCCAAGTTTGTTTATAAACTCAAAGTTTGCTCGCACTGTATCACCGAACAGAAGATTATCTCATGCCAAATACAAATCTACCATTATACGTATCAAATTGGAAAGAGTCATTGATTATCATACTTCTTCTTTTAGCCATTTTCAAAGAATTGGTACCATCTTCCCACGGCCAGTACTTGGTAGGTGCACCAAACGGGTCTGCACCTGTTCCACGGAATGTATGCCAAAATGCAACACTAAATCTGAACCAATCCTGCATTTACAGAATGAATCACACCCATATGCAAATCGAAtgataaaaatataaacaaatgTTGCACAAGTcttggaataaataaaaataataaaccaaCCTTCATTTTCTTCCCAAGAATTTCTTCTTCTGCGTTATACCATTTAAATGAAAGCGGATTCTTGCTAGAGGGACCCTGAAAGATCAATATATGCATCAACAAATAACACATGCTAATTAATTATGACAAACCAAACTAACATAAAGAAACAAGCTGTGCAGCATGAGACTCAAAGTAGCTGCCGCATCCATATTCGATACGCATCCTACAAGATGCTTTGCAGATTCCTTTAGatacttttaattaaattttataaaattttgtttaagtttttctaacttatatatacataaaaacaGAAAGTCCATAATAATCATAATTAATAATCAATTAACAATATGAAAAGTGGATTTTAGTGCATTTATACTACTTAATACGAATATAAAAGCAATATTTCACTCTTTTTATACTCTAGCCATATTGTATATTGCTAtattacaatttttaaaattgttGTATCCACGTTTCAGTATCATATCATATCCGTATTTCATATTTGTGCCCATGCTTCATAGGAAACAAAACTCATCAGTCAAGTGacattttttcataaataatatttcaCCTCTATGATAAATACGAAAAAAAAGCTACTTTtgttcagaaaataaaaaaaaagaaacaagaaacagaaaccaGGAATAAATAATACGTCTACCTCATATTTGATTTTGTTAATGCCAGGAAAGAATTCACCCTCCCAATCTGAATCGTCACATTTACCGACATTTTCAGCAGGGCAAGTTTGAGATTCACCAATCTAATTCCAGTCAAACAACAGAATCAATTTCCATATGTCACGTCTCATACAAAAACCGATTTAAGATTatttaaaacaagaaattaactgcttttacCACTGCATAAGTGATGGCTTGTAAGCAAAGAAGGAGCAGAAATATTCCCCACGCTTTCATTTTGATGGATTTCAAGCAAATACCTGCTACAAGGATGTCAATTTAACACCAAGAAGATATCAGAGTAACAAAATATTGTTCCAAAAAAAAGGTGAAAAAGGAGCAACTGAGCAAGATTTTGACAAAAACAGGGTTCTTAAAAATGGACCAGACATGAAAGGCTGGGGTTCAACTGGATTAGGcggattataataaaataatatattgaatttttatatttatataacaaAGACAGCCTGGTGCATAAACATCCGCGTTAACGTAGAGTTCGGAAAAAGGCCGCATCCAAAGGATGTATGTAGGCTAtataaataaaaacatgcaacaaatatgagagagagagagaaaggagaaatttccaaaaaatagaaaataatccTACATCATTCATACTGGAATGAAAAAAAATCTTGAAACATGAATTCATATGTTCAAATTTATTCAGAAACTcccaaatccaaaaaaaaatttgcatAAATGCAAGTAAATCATCATCGTCAATTCATCCTGTATCAAGCTATAtcttaaaaaaatatagaaagctGGAATGGTTCCTGCTCTGATGTTAAAGATGGATCCAAATTTTCAAGTAGCACATGTGTGCCTTGTTCGTGAGCAGATTTCATTCTTTGTTCCCAAGGCGGAACAGAGTATCAATGATATAAGCAGTTTCAATTAAC contains the following coding sequences:
- the LOC107630605 gene encoding peptidyl-prolyl cis-trans isomerase CYP28, chloroplastic, which produces MGFSLTPTPTCLLHHPNLTRRSLLFLATTTTTLSVPLAPTLSATTTTPPQPPNPTITDRIFMDFSLCPNYFLPNRTLGDNLSTLCSDSTPLGRIVLGLYGNLLPLTVSNFKSMCLGSNSTASSYKNTLVHKIFPGRYFLAGRQGRPDKGEVRPPHDLARNTETVDSKAFSLMHSRPGVVSLSLSENDDDDEIKLDPGYRNVEFLITTGPGPCPDLDYKNIVFGTVLEGLDVVTAIASIPTYQPSERIRQFNDLAEFFGDERAQNARATWNRPLTTVYISDCGELKVTHPPLSPSLP
- the LOC107630606 gene encoding xylose isomerase isoform X2, whose translation is MKAWGIFLLLLCLQAITYAVIGESQTCPAENVGKCDDSDWEGEFFPGINKIKYEGPSSKNPLSFKWYNAEEEILGKKMKDWFRFSVAFWHTFRGTGADPFGAPTKYWPWEDGTNSLKMAKRRMRANFEFINKLGVDWWCFHDRDIAPDGETLEEANANLDEVVALAKELQMQSKKKVLWGTAQLFMHPRYMHGAATSSELGVYAYAAAQVKKALEVTHYLEGENYVFWGGREGYQSLLNTDMERELNHLARFFEAAVAYKKKIGFNGTLLIEPKPQEPTKHQYDWDAATTANFLRKYGLIGEFKLNIECNHATLSGHSCHHELETARINGLLGNIDANTGDPQVGWDTDQFLVDIQEATMIMLSVIRNGGIAPGGFNFDAKLRRESTDVEDLFIAHIIGMDTMARGLRNAATLIEDGTLAELVRKRYQSFDTEIGAQIEAGKADFDFLEKKAKEWGEPKVASAKQELAEMILQSAL
- the LOC107630606 gene encoding xylose isomerase isoform X1, which translates into the protein MSGICLKSIKMKAWGIFLLLLCLQAITYAVIGESQTCPAENVGKCDDSDWEGEFFPGINKIKYEGPSSKNPLSFKWYNAEEEILGKKMKDWFRFSVAFWHTFRGTGADPFGAPTKYWPWEDGTNSLKMAKRRMRANFEFINKLGVDWWCFHDRDIAPDGETLEEANANLDEVVALAKELQMQSKKKVLWGTAQLFMHPRYMHGAATSSELGVYAYAAAQVKKALEVTHYLEGENYVFWGGREGYQSLLNTDMERELNHLARFFEAAVAYKKKIGFNGTLLIEPKPQEPTKHQYDWDAATTANFLRKYGLIGEFKLNIECNHATLSGHSCHHELETARINGLLGNIDANTGDPQVGWDTDQFLVDIQEATMIMLSVIRNGGIAPGGFNFDAKLRRESTDVEDLFIAHIIGMDTMARGLRNAATLIEDGTLAELVRKRYQSFDTEIGAQIEAGKADFDFLEKKAKEWGEPKVASAKQELAEMILQSAL